DNA sequence from the Prochlorococcus marinus XMU1411 genome:
TTTTTCCTCTGAATTATATGTACCAACTGCAATACCAATTTTTTTGTTCTGGAGACCTTGTTGTAATGCAAAAACCCAATTTTTTATTGTTTTACCTGAATCCATATCCTTGTATTCAATAGATGCACTTATTGAAGGAAAGTTCTTTGGTTTATAGAAAGTTGCAATACCATAAGCCTCAAAATCATTATTCAGATTAGTTGTGATGGTTCCCCCAAAAGTTTTCTTTATTAATCCAATTTGATTAATAAAGTGTATTGATTCATTGTCAATTTGAGAGCTATCTGAAGCAATTTTAAAAGAGGCATTTAATCCATTCTTTTTCCTATTAGATATCCCAATACCTGGACCAATTCCAGATGATGTTGTGAAATTACTTCCATCTAAAATTGCAATCCTTTCATTGTAAGCAGTAGATTTTCCTGCTAAACCATGGTAACCAAACATCTTAGGTCCAATTATTACTTCAAATTCATCATCCAACTGAAATCTATACAAAAGGGTTGAGATTTTAAGGTTATCCCCTTTTTTACTTTGTAAATCAAGCATCAAGGGGCTATCTAATGCATTCCCTGATTCAAAAACCGTCAATAAATTATCTGTTCCTTTGAAACTAGTATTTAATCTAATTTTATTCTCATACGTAAAGTGTAAAGACTCACTTGAAGTGGACTCCGATAGTGCTCCTAAAGTAAAAAATAAACTACCTTTAACATTTGTAGTGGGGAAATATTTTTTTTCTAATTTATCTTTCAAATTTATTTTTTCATCAACTTTTTTCGATGATCCGTAGGCATCTAAAAAGAAAAACTGAAAGACAAAAAAAATAAATACTGATAAATTCTTCTTTTTAATCACTGGTAAAATCCATAACGATAAAGGGGTTTGCAAAAGTCAATATTTACTAGCTTAAATAATGAAAAAATAATTAGCTTGATTTTTTGTTCAAGAAATTGAAAAGATTCCAAATTTAAATCAAAATGTGAAGATAACAGTGCCCAAAAAGTGCCCAAAGCTGTGAAAATAATTTTATTTTTTTTAATAATCTTTCTCTAAAACTATTGAAAAAGATTAAGTCTTTAAAAATCAATATAAATTGCGGGCGCTTTGAAAGCACTAGATCACAAGTTCGAATCCTGTCGCCCCGACCTCTTATGGCAGTAAGTCACAGCTAATACATAATTCGCGCAAAACCCACGCAAAGCACATTTTTATAGTCTGATGCCAAACAAAAATATTCTTTCTTCATTTATATATAATTTATAAATGGAAGAATTAATAGAATTTACTAAAGAGCTTTTGCATAATCAACCAAATACAGTGTTTGGTGTATGTGTAGTAACATTAGTTTTATTGGTAATTTATATAAAATTACTCGATATATATCAGTAGTATTTTTAATCTTTTGGGCTCTTTTAACAGAGAAAAAAATATTTATAATTTTAATTTCAAAAATTAATTAACTTGTGAATCCCATTTTCTGTTCTGCTGCCATTAATGAACCAACAAGCTTATGCTCTACAACTTTTTCATCGTCAGTCATAACTGGCTTGATGTCAAAATCTATATCAAACTTAACTTTCCAGGGAGCAAAGTGTTCAGTCATTTTTATGCTTGCTGAAGCTTGGACAATAATATAAACATTATTTGAATAAGAGGCATGATACCTTCCCAAAACCTTGAATCCTTCAAACTCATCATTCAAAGTTCCATCTTCAATAACCTTTAAAAAAAGATCGTACGCAGCACCCATTAGAGCAACATTTTTAAAAGTTGCAGTAACTAAATAAGTATTCATTTGATTAATAAATCTATAAATCTTTATAGGACATCGCATTTAAAATTGAGTTAAGAATCTTGAAATGAATACTTCTGCTGAAGGAATTATTTTAGATTAACTGTCAATCAATATCAAACTACATCATGTTTTGGCAATCAAAATTAGTTTTTTACTTTGCTGCCTTATGCAATAGTCCAACAGCTTCTTCTCTTCCAGTAGCTTGTAGCTCCTGAAGCTGTTCGATAAAAAGAAGCTCTTTTTATTATTCGAAACAGGAGAAGATTAAACCTCCCAATCTATCTCGTAATCGTCATTAATATCTTTTTCATAACCCCTTGCAAGTTCTCTTAGTAAGGTTTTTACTTCCATATCTGTAGCACCAGATTAAGCTTGGAACATGGTAAAAATTGTCTTAAGTTGGTCATAAGCTTGTTCTAGCAGTATTGTTTTTTGATCTGGATTTGCCATTTAATTAATCACAACAACTATCCTTTGTTAATGAAGCAGTCCAAGATGATTCCTCCATTGTTGATAAGTCAACTCTATGAGTTGCCATCCATTCAGCATTGGCTTCCACAAACTTTTGAACATTCCCTTCTGGAGCTTGATGAATTACAATTATTTTTTGAGGATCTTCCTTGCTTACTCCTCTGAAAAGTGGCTTTATATTAAATTCTGAATGCCTTTTATCTGCTTCTGTACTATCAAATATTGCAGTCCATTCATCGAAAGTGCTTTCAATTTTAAAAGTAAATACGGAGGTAACTGAACAAGACATAAAAAAGGAAGTAAGTTTATCCTTATTTTAGATCGACTGTCAATCAATATAAATTTTAATTCTCATCAACTACTTTTCCACCATATTCTCTTGCTATTACATCTAAACACCTAAGAATATCTTTGTTTTTTAATAGATCTGTTTGCTCTAAATAATTAAGAAGAGTTCTTATTTGTTCAATAGTATTTTCTTCTAATTCCTTCATTAATTTCTTTCTATTAACTCTATCTTATATCCATCAGGATCTTCTGCGAACGCTAAGAATATTTATCTTGTTGCATTAGTTTTTTTCTTTAGTCTTTCATATTCAACGTGTAGAACACCTAAACGCCAAGCATCTTTCAATCCTTTTACACCTCCCATGAGTAACTTTGCATCAGCAAGAGAATGTGACTTCATGT
Encoded proteins:
- a CDS encoding DUF3303 domain-containing protein, yielding MNTYLVTATFKNVALMGAAYDLFLKVIEDGTLNDEFEGFKVLGRYHASYSNNVYIIVQASASIKMTEHFAPWKVKFDIDFDIKPVMTDDEKVVEHKLVGSLMAAEQKMGFTS
- a CDS encoding DUF3764 family protein; the protein is MSCSVTSVFTFKIESTFDEWTAIFDSTEADKRHSEFNIKPLFRGVSKEDPQKIIVIHQAPEGNVQKFVEANAEWMATHRVDLSTMEESSWTASLTKDSCCD